Within the Anguilla anguilla isolate fAngAng1 chromosome 19, fAngAng1.pri, whole genome shotgun sequence genome, the region ATGAGTGAATAACCAGGAAAAACTGCAACTCCCAGAATTCTCTATCATTGGTGGAATGTGTCAAAACAAGGGCAGTCACGTGATTTGGCAGTGGCGCAACCATCCATAAATTCGTTTTAGCccaatatgtactgtacatgaggTAACTATTTTGCTTACAGAAGGCACTGTTATAAATGATACATTATGGAAACGGATATCGAGCCAGACAAGCCTTACTTCTTTGGCGATATAGGTGAGTGTCCTTAAAGATGGAAAGCTAGCCGGCTAGCCCGCTAGCTCATTTACTGTTTACatccatagactgtataaaaatagtttACATCGTAGACTGATCTAGCAAATGCCGGAGATTTGTCCTTGTTCATGACACGGGTtcctaaaatattttccaaataagGTTTCAAATGTGTCCCTGACTATTTGCTGACGTTTGCCCTTGTTCAGTACACGGGTTCCTAAAATAATGTAAACCAGGTTCTCTGCATTTTCGAGATTTGTGCGGTGTTATACATACAACTATGCAGCTGTAGACAAACGATTTCGTGATTTTAATTCTATGATGAAAATTTAATAATGAGAAACGTTTGGAACTTATGTAAAGCAGGATTCAATAAAAAcgcattaattatttttttattattatactaaTTTACCTAGGTATCCAATTGATTCTATTTCAgaatttttactgttttatgttGAGGAATGTTTATACAACCTTGAGCAAACTTGTGTAGGTgagttttttgcatttgttcttGGCTACATTCTATATGGGTTCCAAATGAAAATTATAAATAGAACATCATCGCCAGGGGCATGCATGCATAACTACTTCAGACTCACGGCACATCTCTGGTGAATTTCATGTGCTCGACCCAAATAAGTCTCCTATTACTGTTCATAAGAGACGTTCTAAAGCCGACCGCTCAGTTAGATAAGGTAAGATGTGATATAAATGATatgaaatacacaaacacaagacaAGTGGAACATTTACCATGAACAATGGTACAGCCTATTAGAACAAATGTGGTGTATGGCCTATTTTAGGGTGAAGAATACATTTTGTACTGACTTGTGAGGGATCATCATGATGAGCTCAAGAGTAGCATGGGAAGTACTTTGGATATTAACTGCTGAAGTGGCGGAAAAATGTCCCAGTACTCCTCACTGACCTGGAGCGGTTCTGGACAGTATACGTTCAAGTTCACGTCGTATTTGGACATTATTTAGCGGGACCTTCATTGGGCCCCCTGTTGTTAGTGGAATAGGTGGGGTGGGACCCTCACCTGGGCTCTGCTGACAGGCTGCTGGGCGGAGAGGACCCCGCTGCACGAGGCCGCCTCCCTGGGCCAGGCCCTCAGGCTGCAGCAGCTCATCTGCAGCGGAGCGTCCGTCAACATCGTGGCTGTGGACTCCATCACCCCCTTACATGAGGCCTGCATACAAGGACAGACCCAGTGCGTCAGGCTGCTGCTGGAGGCTGGGGCACAGGTAGGAGAGACAGGGCCACACTCCCTGCACAGGTAGGAGAGACAGGGCCACACCCTCTGCACAGGTGAGACAGGGCCACATCCTCTGCACAGCTAGGAGagacaggccacaccccctgcaCAGGTAAGCAAGATACATAGGCACATCCACAAACAGGTATAGAAAAACCAAAGTCCAGATTGATTAGGTCCAGTCAGCAGTTGAAGATTgactgtctgtgactgagtgttGGATAGTCAGGCGCCTGGTCGCATTGTGCCCgtgttgtggttgtgttgtgGCCACACTGCGGTCATGCTGATGTTGCGGCGGCGGTGTCGTTGGCGAGCAGGTGGACGCGCGGAACGTGGACGGGAGCACGCCGCTGTGTGAGGCCTGTTCGGCGGGGAGCCTGGAGTGCGTGCGGCTGCTCCTGGAGCACGGCGCCACGGTCAACCCTGCCCTCACCTCCCgcaccacctcccccctccacgAGGCCTGCATGGGGGGTAAGTgcacccccgccctcctcccacCTTCAGCCTCCAGTGGTtcattccaattgcttattttatccgCACTCATCTCCTCGGTCCTCGACTAACCAGGAAATCGATCAAGGTCCATCTTTAGGCACATTCCTACCTGTTACATGCTCCTTGAAGGATCTAGGAGGCTCCTGAAGGATGCTTCTGCAAGGAAAcacgagtgcatcctttgcggaATTGCGTGTTGTATAAATGATCggctggctccaatttgtacaacacaTTGGGACGAAAAAACGGCAGTCCCGCGGTTTCCAAACGCTTTTCAGCATGGAATGGGTGACGCCACATTTGCGCGGTCCATGTCTCTCCCCAGGGAACTCGGACTGCGCGCAGCTCATCGTGGCCGAAGGAGCCCAGCTGGAGGCGTACGACCTGTACTACGGCACGCCGCTGCACGTGGCCTGCGCCAACGCCCGCGTCGCCTGCGCCAAGGTGCTGCTGAACGCAGGTGAGACTGTGCACAGGTGAGGCTGTGCACAGGTGAGGTTGAACGGAGGTTCTGCTGAACGCTGTATTTCTGCCACTGATCTCCCATTGGACTGATGTCGGCTTGATGGCAGAATTTCAATTCCCCCACACTGGTCCAGCATAAGCCCGCTGTcgtatatatatttacatgtatgGTATGTAACATtaccttgtgtgtgtatatatacagtatatatatacacacacacacacacacacaccatgtaatgttacatttactgtatgtgatTATGAGGTAATGTTGCATTTGCTGTACATGGATGTGAGGTAATGGGGCATTTGCTGTACTTGTTTATGAGGTA harbors:
- the LOC118218820 gene encoding ankyrin repeat and SOCS box protein 13-like isoform X1, with amino-acid sequence METDIEPDKPYFFGDIGCWAERTPLHEAASLGQALRLQQLICSGASVNIVAVDSITPLHEACIQGQTQCVRLLLEAGAQVDARNVDGSTPLCEACSAGSLECVRLLLEHGATVNPALTSRTTSPLHEACMGGNSDCAQLIVAEGAQLEAYDLYYGTPLHVACANARVACAKVLLNAGAKVNAARLHETALHHAAKAKSPDLIEMLVQFGGNVYARDKHDKKPIHYTKLGSPPALCLEFYERTPMSLQQLCRVSLRTALGTRALDVVSKLDLPKPIVSYLRYC
- the LOC118218820 gene encoding ankyrin repeat and SOCS box protein 13-like isoform X2; this encodes MNVKYRCWAERTPLHEAASLGQALRLQQLICSGASVNIVAVDSITPLHEACIQGQTQCVRLLLEAGAQVDARNVDGSTPLCEACSAGSLECVRLLLEHGATVNPALTSRTTSPLHEACMGGNSDCAQLIVAEGAQLEAYDLYYGTPLHVACANARVACAKVLLNAGAKVNAARLHETALHHAAKAKSPDLIEMLVQFGGNVYARDKHDKKPIHYTKLGSPPALCLEFYERTPMSLQQLCRVSLRTALGTRALDVVSKLDLPKPIVSYLRYC